A window of the Henckelia pumila isolate YLH828 chromosome 3, ASM3356847v2, whole genome shotgun sequence genome harbors these coding sequences:
- the LOC140888031 gene encoding uncharacterized protein, with the protein MKIASWNMRGFNKPLKQRHVQGVLKKYNLSVLGLLEVKVNVNLVDRMMDTKFPGMSFMHNFHLCTNSRILVMWDSEEVRLDILGMSDQVIHVSVVCLYSQRVFLASFIYGRNSVVARRPLWDFLINHGENISLPWIMLGDFNCVRYPHENMGGIPIVPRDMADLRNCINRLELSDVNHVGCCYTWFSLAASSKLD; encoded by the coding sequence ATGAAGATTGCTAGTTGGAACATGAGGGGTTTCAATAAACCCCTTAAACAAAGGCACGTTCAAGGAGTATTGAAAAAATACAACTTGAGCGTCCTTGGGTTACTTGAAGTAAAGGTTAATGTTAATCTTGTGGATAGAATGATGGATACCAAATTCCCTGGTATGTCTTTCATGCACAACTTTCATTTGTGCACGAACAGTCGTATCCTTGTTATGTGGGACAGTGAGGAAGTGAGGCTAGATATTCTTGGTATGTCTGATCAAGTTATTCATGTATCAGTTGTGTGCCTTTATTCTCAGAGAGTCTTTTTAGCTTCTTTCATATATGGCAGGAATTCGGTGGTGGCTAGGAGGCCTCTTTGGGATTTTCTGATCAACCATGGGGAGAATATTTCCCTCCCCTGGATCATGTTAGGGGACTTTAACTGCGTGAGATACCCTCATGAGAATATGGGGGGCATTCCTATAGTCCCGAGAGATATGGCAGATCTGAGAAATTGTATCAATCGGTTGGAGCTTTCAGATGTGAATCATGTTGGTTGCTGCTACACTTGGTTTAGCCTGGCTGCTTCTTCTAAGCTTGATTGA